The DNA window AGGTTCCGTTTTGTTGGGGGGATCCATCTAGCATTTCTCCTCCTCCAGACCGTGTTTGAAGAACATGAGCACGGGCACGCTGTCGCCGTTGATTTCGCGGTATTCCACCAAGGCCACCATGCCGTCGCAGTCCATGGATTCGCCGGTGAAGAACTGCAGCTCCTTGAAGCGGCCGAGGATGTCCTTCATGGCCTTGTTCATGTTGGTCTTGAAGATGTCGACCTGGTCGGGCGACTTCTCCTCCAGCTTGGCCAGCACCTTCTTCATGTAGTCCTTCAGGTAGAGGGTGTACGACTTCTTGTCCCCGAAGGCGAAGCACTCCGTCAGTCGGTGGTTAAGCACAACATCCACGCCAGACTCCGAGGTGATATCGGTGCCCTCGTCGGCCTCCTCGGCGGATGCGTTGGCGCCCTCTAGCTTGATATCGTCACCCTGGCGGGTGATCAGCTTGCCGTACACCTCGTAGATCACATCATCCACCAGCTTCATCTTGTAGGTGTCGGCGAACATCTCGTCCCCGGTGATGATATCCTTGTAGATCTTCATGGTGTTTGGGTTGTGTGGAGTCTGAAGATGGCGTCTAAATCGCTGGCGAAAATGCAACTACAACTGCACCGGACCGGGAACACTGCGAAACGACCTGCCACGCGCTCACTCGAACAGCGAAAAGAATGAGCgagaaaaaatggcgaaaGAACTGCCAACTCGCTTGTGTCTGGCATCGATTGATCCGGCAGTGGCAGCGCCTACTATACGCGTATCgataattttaaatgttttcttcgtacttttttttattcaaaagCAGGGAATATTGAAAAGACGGACAAAATTTTTATCGGTTTAATATTGATGTttcttatgtatatttatGGCCATTCTAGCTTTCAATCATTTCAGACTGTTTcagtaaaaaaatataaatatatgcaaTATTCTCAATATcaattaatataaaagtgAGAAcagaattaatgaaattaagtTATTACATTGTTTTTACAATGCTTTACAGTTTATATGAAATCGATACAATGAgacttattttttttaccaCGTAGTGGCATCCCTGTAATATCGCGCATTCAGTGTACGGTCCCATCAATACAAGTTCGAGTGAAAAACAGGGAAATGTACGTAATTTCTGCGATGGCACTGCGAAAATCCTGATTTGTGACTGCTTTTTGCAGGTATGCACTCTCCAGCTCGTTGATCCGCTCGCCGGCGTTGCGCCAAGGCCTCCAGATGGCCGCTGCCAGCCGCCCGGTGTCGATGAAGGTGGTCTCCGTGGCCGAAACCCAGAAGGACGAGTCGTTCTTCGAGAAGAACGAGCGTTTGGGCAGGGAGCTGTCGCCCCATCTGACCATCTACCAGCCGCAGCTGACCTCCATGCTCTCGATCTGCCACCGCGGCACAGGATTGGCCCTGGGTGTGGGTGTCTGGGGCCTGGGATTGGGCGCTCTGATCTCGTCCCACGACATTAGCCACTATGTCACCATGGTGGAGGGCCTCCAGCTGAGTGGCGCCACTCTGACCGCCCTCAAGTTCATCATCGCCTATCCGGCTGGCTATCACACCGCCAATGGTATTAGGCATCTCCTCTGGGACACCGGACGGTTCCTGAAGATCAAGGAGGTCTACTCCACCGGTTACGCAATGGTCGCCACCTCTTTCGTGCTATCCGCTATCTTGGCCCTGCTCTAAGTCCAAGACCCCAGCTAAACCTATTACATTTTAGTGCGAACACTGTGAAAATTGTTATATACTAAATACATGTAGTGTGTATATTTATAAAGGTGTTTGTTGTGTTACGCAATCCATTTTGTTGCTTTGGGCGTGCTGCATAAGATTGTTGTTCGCTGCAATTTGCAGGGTGTGCGTGTTTTTAACTATTTCGGTGATTTGTATAGTGAGTTCAGTGTGCAGGCCGGTTAAGTAGACATCTTGCGGTCCATTGACAGCGAAATCAAGTATACGCCCCGAACAAGCGATTTCCGATAGCAGAATATTACTTGCGTGCGCCCAAAAGTAgggaatattttatttggacTTCCCTTCtcttgaaaaattaaaaccaaacaCAGGGCTcagaaaatgtatttatttaaggGTAGCTCTCTGGCTTCCCTAACTATATCCTTTTAATTCAGAACTGAACAATCGTTTCATTAGATGACTTCATGTGTAGAATCTATCTATATGAAAAGATGTATTTCCTTAATAAAGTGTATCAATcctaaaataattttgataataatttttttatggATAGAAAATGCAGTTCAGTTAACTTTCTTCCATACgttgtaatttatttattgtgcaTTTTGGATTATCATTTGTAAAAGCTGCAAACTGTAGTGCAACGGTTGTGTATGAGGCTAATATGTATCTAACAACTAATATCACAATCGATGTAATGTTATTGAAACTTCTTCTTCGGCGAATTATGAATGTGGAGCTTTCTATTGAATGGCTCCATGCTTGCTGCCCTCCACTTCCGTTTCATTTTCACCATCGCTCCCACTTCCGCTGCCGCCTTCCTTTCCGTTTTCCGTCGGAGGCAGCAGCTCAAAATCGCACAACAGGGAAAAGTGATCCGATGGATACTGGAAGCTGGGCGTGCGGTTCTTGCCAATTTGCTCTCCGGCCGGAAAGTCTAGACAGTTTTTGATCTGAAATTTGacataaatattgttaaataaattgtaaccGCTTGCAACTATTTTAGTATCCCACCTTGAGGCGATCGGGTGTGTAAAAAACGTAGTCGATGGTGTGACATTCCTCGCCCTCTTCGCGGATCTTCCAGGTGGTGTAGGGTGGCTCGCGTTTCATCGATTTCGCGACGAACTCACCGACATCCTCGCTGGGATGCAGTATCTCCACGCGGTCTAGCTTCACGTCGGCATAGGCGCTGCCTAAGCGGAGGAGATCACATCCCAAGATCGTGGCATAGATGGGCTCCACCGGTTCGGCATTGAAATCGCCGCAGAGCAGCAGCGGTGTATCGCCGGCAAACTGCTTCACAAACCTGATGAGATCGCGGCCCTGTTCGTTCcgcaatttggccaaaagggcGCCATGGCGGGCCTTCAAGTGGGTGGTGGCCACACAAAATTCCCGTCCACTGGATCGCATACGCAGCCGAGCTGCGATGGCCACCTGGTTGCTCTGCACCCGCCACACTTCCAGAATCCTCGTGTCGTATCCCTGCAGCTGCAGTTTGTCCCTCTTGTAGAAGATGGCACAGCCATCGGGTCCATTGTTCTGCTCGATGTACAGGCACGGGGAATCCGGCTTCGGGAAGAAGATGCCTGCGTAATTCTGGCTACCCAACACGGTCTGCAGGAACTTGAAGTGGTCTACCTCCTAATTAAATATATCACGTTAAAGTGTGACTGTCTTGAAAATTTTGGGGTGCTGATGTGAACATACTTGCAGACAAATCACATCGGGCTGGTTCTGCAGAATTTCCTGGACAATCAGGTACTTGCGGTGCTCCCAGGTGAGAGCCTCCTCAGGACAGCGCACAAATCCATCGTTGTGCTGACCGAGAGCTGGGTTTCAGATGAAGAAATCGAGTTAAATGGGATACAATTAAGGTATTTGTATAATGatgcaaattgtttaaacATATATAAGCATATAAATACTTTTAGGCACATACTTTGTGATAGGATGTTCCACTGCAGCAATCGAATGTCATCGCCCTCAACTGGCGCACTGCAAACTGCACAAATAGATTAGAATAAAGCCCTCGGATAAGACAAGGATGCATCCCTACCCCTCGACACGGAGTTCAGCTTGAGGCAGCGCAGTCCGTCGGCGACATCCTCGTCCGCCAGCAGCGGTTTCAGAAAGCCGCGGGTGAGCAGCGATGGCTGCTCGATGCCACCGCCACGCAGTTGCTGGACGTGCTGGAGGAGAGCCGGGGTGCTTAGACCGGCGGGCAGTACCAGGCCATCGTCCTGGGAGTCCACATTGTTGATCTTTGGAGCCGAGTTAAATGAGCCCATTCTGCAATATGATTAGGTGACTCAATTAGTTTACAGTCGTTGCACAATTAACTATATAAAAACTCGACTAAGCAAACGTGTTTAGCACTCATTATTCGATTATATTTTGCTATTTTAAAACACAAAGATGCACCCAATTGTGAAAGTCTTTAAATGTGTTTTCTTTTAGCATTTCAATCGAAAACAAATTGATAAAAGCTTCtcgcaacaaacaaacaactttCAGCGCATAACACCAAATAAACAACATCAATTAAATACATATCATTTCACATTTTCTGGTACTCACAAAGCATCGGGTTTTCTATATAGAATTTTTCTCAGTATTATGCTGAAAATGAATAGACTATGACTATGACGCTGACTCGTAtaaaattttcccattttcactTTGCTGCAAGGAGTTATTTGTACGGAGTAAGTGTTTTGTGTGCAGGGAAGAAAAATAGTGAAAATTGTTAGGTTTTCCAATCAGATTTGATCAATTtaaagaaaacaataaaacacaaaagtGAATAATTTCGAAAATGGGGGATTGGAACAAGGAGTTATTGATATAGTGCTCAGTTATTCAATCTGACACAATCACACACAAGCAAGCTTAAAACCATTTTCAAAAACTCTTTCTCAACTATAGATATATTTTCTATTCTTTTCAATCATTGTTGCTAGGTAGCGTATAGCAAGTAACTATATTTTGGTTATGATGGAATGCATGATTTCACTTTTCATTCAATATTATATCTGTACTTAATATTGAATGATTAACTGTCAGATAGCAAATCTGACTTGCATTCATCATTGATTCCTTTATCAAATGAATCTGACTTCCTGAAGCTGGACTCGATCACACTAATCTGCGTAGCTCACAGCTAAATGTGAGTTTTCATATTGCTGGATAGAACGTTTCTGGTTTTCATGGGTCCCAGCTCACGGCAATTAGCACATATGCTCCGATTCTAAGAAGATTACCGGACATTAGAGCGGGGTATTAGATGGGTGCAGGGGCAAGAGGTGGGAGAATCTGGAACGCCCACGCGACGATAATCCcgcgaaacaaaaacaaaggcgaaaATGTCGCTCGGTCAATAGCTTCGCAGCTGTTCGTCTGGTTTCCAACGCTCCACGAGAGAATCGAAACCAGTTCCCGCCGGGGATTGGGATTGAATGGCGAATGGCGACTGGATTTGGGGCTTACGGGTTTCGGCATGTCACCGCAATCAATCACCCGCCGCCGGTGGATCAGTTGTCCCCCCATCCTACATCCCACATCTCGGATCGCAGCCCATCTCACCTGGTCAGCATCACTTTTTGCAGATATGCCTTGCGATCGTTTTTGCAGGGCGCCTTGTTGGCTCGCTTAATGGGAACTGCTGGCTCCATGACTGCGGCAGGATCAAAGGATTTGGATGTTTTGGATTTCGAATGGGTTTGTTTTACTTTTGTGGGATATGTAAGGTGGTGACTTTAGCGATCTTTGGGGGCGCCGGAACGAGGTGCGCTTGCAAGCGACTTTGGCGAAACTGAATGCCAACTGAAGTGCGGGGTTTTATTAGAGAGATCATTCGCGCTGGAGGCAGCGAAAAGATCGCGAGGAGAGCACGCACAAACGGGTATTTCGCATACGAGAtgtatctgcaagatacaGATACCGATACCGATACAGATACCCCCAGAACGAGATCAATACGTTCGGCTCACGTGTGGAGAGCTCCCGCGCCAAAATGCTAAACAAAAGAACGATTCTATAAGTACGTCGGACCGACTGGCTGTCTGTTTGgctagctggctggctggcttgttaaatatttatggctATCAgttaatgaaaacaaaagtgcTGTATGTATGCATGGATGCAAAAAAGTGGAGAAAATAGCAGCCAGCATCCCATGCCAGCATCCTTAGATAATCAATGGCGCTGTTGTATGCCTAAGCAGAATCCCAAATGTtctcaaatgcaaattgcgcAGACAAAAGATACAATTGTATCTGCACAATTTATACAGCAACGCAGTTACATGCCTAATGAGCTGCCCGCCCAAGCTATATAGTAGCTATATCTGTTGTATCTCTAGCCGATTTTCTGCCTATACCGGGGGTAGAtttcgttttcaatttcaatttctttttCGATTTCGTTACCTGGGAATCGGAACGGCCACACGTCTTGCGAACGTCTTCGATGTGACGATCAAACGCGACGTTTTCATTAGAAACTCCATTTTGAACTGTTTGTGCAAACTTTACGCTTGTCCCAATTTAAATATCACTTTCAGTTTGCTATCTTTCGGTGGCTGACTTTAGAACTGGGATTCTTGGTTTCTTGGTTAGATATTAGGATAACTtgaaatgttttatatttagtGTCAGTATGGCAATGTCAAAGAGACGCGGCCCCATCTGTGTTTCCTAGAAAGGTAAAATGATTACGAGGTTAATGTTtagtaaataattaaatttgcttTCTGTTCGCTGAACGTCACTTGCAAAATGCCCACCAATCTCGTTGCGGAATTTTGAACTTGATTTAATCAAATTAGGCACGTGCCGAAACACTTTCGTGACCCAAACGCAATTATTGCATTCATTGATAAAATCTTTTTAGTTCATTTACACTGATATAATGGCAATTTAGTTGCCACTCATGAGTTATCACTTAATGGAAAGGCATCAAGTAGTCAGCTTTACGTTAGATAGGCTAATAATATCGATACTATAGCGCATGGATAACAATGATTGGTACTAGTAACTAACTCATTAGAATTGCAATTGTTTGAATTAAGCTTttcaataaataagtagatcacaaatattctaatagtGCCGCTGCTAtactttatatttttattaaatcgGTCGTTTTTCCGCCTTTCCTGGGACAcatctacatatgtatatacttgaCTACCTATAATATACTCGTATACTGTCAGTTTTGTCATGATCACTTTCGCGCAAATTGTGCAAggttagtttttttttgctctcgGGGAtcacttgttgttgctgctgttgttgttgtcgttatTGTTGATTGCCGCTAAGTGACTTTGAGGCCTGGCCAATGGCTAAGAACACTTGACACGCTGCCAGCCATGAACTTGATTTATAAGCGCGACAGCCTATGGTTATGGTATCTGGCATATATGGCCCCTGTAAGAAACGAGTATCTCACCTCACCAGATACAAGAGCAAATCGCGAGGCGGCTCGAACTCAAACTCTCCCATTCCAGTTGCAGCGGCGGAACTGCTCTGGCCGAGATTGATATCGATACGGGGGCTGGCCACGCCCAGCTGTTcgtccatttccatttcctttTCGAATTCCAGTTTTCGCGCCGCCAGGCGCTGTTTCATCTGAACGGTGGAGGTC is part of the Drosophila sechellia strain sech25 chromosome 3R, ASM438219v1, whole genome shotgun sequence genome and encodes:
- the LOC116801625 gene encoding nocturnin isoform X4 yields the protein MEFLMKTSRLIVTSKTFARRVAVPIPSIILRKILYRKPDALMGSFNSAPKINNVDSQDDGLVLPAGLSTPALLQHVQQLRGGGIEQPSLLTRGFLKPLLADEDVADGLRCLKLNSVSRVCSAPVEGDDIRLLQWNILSQTLGQHNDGFVRCPEEALTWEHRKYLIVQEILQNQPDVICLQEVDHFKFLQTVLGSQNYAGIFFPKPDSPCLYIEQNNGPDGCAIFYKRDKLQLQGYDTRILEVWRVQSNQVAIAARLRMRSSGREFCVATTHLKARHGALLAKLRNEQGRDLIRFVKQFAGDTPLLLCGDFNAEPVEPIYATILGCDLLRLGSAYADVKLDRVEILHPSEDVGEFVAKSMKREPPYTTWKIREEGEECHTIDYVFYTPDRLKIKNCLDFPAGEQIGKNRTPSFQYPSDHFSLLCDFELLPPTENGKEGGSGSGSDGENETEVEGSKHGAIQ
- the LOC116801625 gene encoding nocturnin isoform X5, with protein sequence MEPAVPIKRANKAPCKNDRKAYLQKVMLTRMGSFNSAPKINNVDSQDDGLVLPAGLSTPALLQHVQQLRGGGIEQPSLLTRGFLKPLLADEDVADGLRCLKLNSVSRVCSAPVEGDDIRLLQWNILSQTLGQHNDGFVRCPEEALTWEHRKYLIVQEILQNQPDVICLQEVDHFKFLQTVLGSQNYAGIFFPKPDSPCLYIEQNNGPDGCAIFYKRDKLQLQGYDTRILEVWRVQSNQVAIAARLRMRSSGREFCVATTHLKARHGALLAKLRNEQGRDLIRFVKQFAGDTPLLLCGDFNAEPVEPIYATILGCDLLRLGSAYADVKLDRVEILHPSEDVGEFVAKSMKREPPYTTWKIREEGEECHTIDYVFYTPDRLKIKNCLDFPAGEQIGKNRTPSFQYPSDHFSLLCDFELLPPTENGKEGGSGSGSDGENETEVEGSKHGAIQ
- the LOC116801625 gene encoding nocturnin isoform X3, which produces MKLISTVVYLLVAFYKFAKKLFKVKMGKFYTSQRHSHSLFIFSIILRKILYRKPDALMGSFNSAPKINNVDSQDDGLVLPAGLSTPALLQHVQQLRGGGIEQPSLLTRGFLKPLLADEDVADGLRCLKLNSVSRVCSAPVEGDDIRLLQWNILSQTLGQHNDGFVRCPEEALTWEHRKYLIVQEILQNQPDVICLQEVDHFKFLQTVLGSQNYAGIFFPKPDSPCLYIEQNNGPDGCAIFYKRDKLQLQGYDTRILEVWRVQSNQVAIAARLRMRSSGREFCVATTHLKARHGALLAKLRNEQGRDLIRFVKQFAGDTPLLLCGDFNAEPVEPIYATILGCDLLRLGSAYADVKLDRVEILHPSEDVGEFVAKSMKREPPYTTWKIREEGEECHTIDYVFYTPDRLKIKNCLDFPAGEQIGKNRTPSFQYPSDHFSLLCDFELLPPTENGKEGGSGSGSDGENETEVEGSKHGAIQ
- the LOC6606867 gene encoding translationally-controlled tumor protein homolog, whose product is MKIYKDIITGDEMFADTYKMKLVDDVIYEVYGKLITRQGDDIKLEGANASAEEADEGTDITSESGVDVVLNHRLTECFAFGDKKSYTLYLKDYMKKVLAKLEEKSPDQVDIFKTNMNKAMKDILGRFKELQFFTGESMDCDGMVALVEYREINGDSVPVLMFFKHGLEEEKC
- the LOC6606868 gene encoding succinate dehydrogenase cytochrome b560 subunit, mitochondrial, yielding MYALSSSLIRSPALRQGLQMAAASRPVSMKVVSVAETQKDESFFEKNERLGRELSPHLTIYQPQLTSMLSICHRGTGLALGVGVWGLGLGALISSHDISHYVTMVEGLQLSGATLTALKFIIAYPAGYHTANGIRHLLWDTGRFLKIKEVYSTGYAMVATSFVLSAILALL
- the LOC116801625 gene encoding nocturnin isoform X1, translated to MDQKTTGLRENYGHRRQPALGKAMPVTALLLNLESNPLDYSRSDNGAELLEEDDKPPQLFSVTDEPPSPNEEDYTPPNHYEDDGKLAGDRHREIPCSNCLQTAPGHLTDRQSAINEMCQRLCGPECRRPQGLTLDGVRQDFLREYEIAEAVAKTSAMTSTVQMKQRLAARKLEFEKEMEMDEQLGVASPRIDINLGQSSSAAATGMGEFEFEPPRDLLLYLVRMGSFNSAPKINNVDSQDDGLVLPAGLSTPALLQHVQQLRGGGIEQPSLLTRGFLKPLLADEDVADGLRCLKLNSVSRVCSAPVEGDDIRLLQWNILSQTLGQHNDGFVRCPEEALTWEHRKYLIVQEILQNQPDVICLQEVDHFKFLQTVLGSQNYAGIFFPKPDSPCLYIEQNNGPDGCAIFYKRDKLQLQGYDTRILEVWRVQSNQVAIAARLRMRSSGREFCVATTHLKARHGALLAKLRNEQGRDLIRFVKQFAGDTPLLLCGDFNAEPVEPIYATILGCDLLRLGSAYADVKLDRVEILHPSEDVGEFVAKSMKREPPYTTWKIREEGEECHTIDYVFYTPDRLKIKNCLDFPAGEQIGKNRTPSFQYPSDHFSLLCDFELLPPTENGKEGGSGSGSDGENETEVEGSKHGAIQ
- the LOC116801625 gene encoding nocturnin isoform X2 produces the protein MEFLMKTSRLIVTSKTFARRVAVPIPSKVKMGKFYTSQRHSHSLFIFSIILRKILYRKPDALMGSFNSAPKINNVDSQDDGLVLPAGLSTPALLQHVQQLRGGGIEQPSLLTRGFLKPLLADEDVADGLRCLKLNSVSRVCSAPVEGDDIRLLQWNILSQTLGQHNDGFVRCPEEALTWEHRKYLIVQEILQNQPDVICLQEVDHFKFLQTVLGSQNYAGIFFPKPDSPCLYIEQNNGPDGCAIFYKRDKLQLQGYDTRILEVWRVQSNQVAIAARLRMRSSGREFCVATTHLKARHGALLAKLRNEQGRDLIRFVKQFAGDTPLLLCGDFNAEPVEPIYATILGCDLLRLGSAYADVKLDRVEILHPSEDVGEFVAKSMKREPPYTTWKIREEGEECHTIDYVFYTPDRLKIKNCLDFPAGEQIGKNRTPSFQYPSDHFSLLCDFELLPPTENGKEGGSGSGSDGENETEVEGSKHGAIQ
- the LOC116801625 gene encoding nocturnin isoform X7, whose product is MKLISTVVYLLVAFYKFAKKLLMGSFNSAPKINNVDSQDDGLVLPAGLSTPALLQHVQQLRGGGIEQPSLLTRGFLKPLLADEDVADGLRCLKLNSVSRVCSAPVEGDDIRLLQWNILSQTLGQHNDGFVRCPEEALTWEHRKYLIVQEILQNQPDVICLQEVDHFKFLQTVLGSQNYAGIFFPKPDSPCLYIEQNNGPDGCAIFYKRDKLQLQGYDTRILEVWRVQSNQVAIAARLRMRSSGREFCVATTHLKARHGALLAKLRNEQGRDLIRFVKQFAGDTPLLLCGDFNAEPVEPIYATILGCDLLRLGSAYADVKLDRVEILHPSEDVGEFVAKSMKREPPYTTWKIREEGEECHTIDYVFYTPDRLKIKNCLDFPAGEQIGKNRTPSFQYPSDHFSLLCDFELLPPTENGKEGGSGSGSDGENETEVEGSKHGAIQ
- the LOC116801625 gene encoding nocturnin isoform X6 translates to MEFLMKTSRLIVTSKTFARRVAVPIPRMGSFNSAPKINNVDSQDDGLVLPAGLSTPALLQHVQQLRGGGIEQPSLLTRGFLKPLLADEDVADGLRCLKLNSVSRVCSAPVEGDDIRLLQWNILSQTLGQHNDGFVRCPEEALTWEHRKYLIVQEILQNQPDVICLQEVDHFKFLQTVLGSQNYAGIFFPKPDSPCLYIEQNNGPDGCAIFYKRDKLQLQGYDTRILEVWRVQSNQVAIAARLRMRSSGREFCVATTHLKARHGALLAKLRNEQGRDLIRFVKQFAGDTPLLLCGDFNAEPVEPIYATILGCDLLRLGSAYADVKLDRVEILHPSEDVGEFVAKSMKREPPYTTWKIREEGEECHTIDYVFYTPDRLKIKNCLDFPAGEQIGKNRTPSFQYPSDHFSLLCDFELLPPTENGKEGGSGSGSDGENETEVEGSKHGAIQ